CCTGGCATCCAGGATATCCAGGAAGAGCCGATTGGCTTTGGTCTCAAGGCAATCAAGTTCGCCGCCATCGTTAACGATGCCGGTGGCGAGACGGATATGCTCGAAAAAACAATCGGTGCAATACCCGGTGTCGAGCGGGCAGAGATTATTGAAGTAACACTAACCTGATTTCAGGTTAGCCGGTAATTTTTCCTTATTCTTCCAGTGAAGCAAAGACTTTTTTCGTACTTTCCCGGATCTTCTCAACTGATTCGCGGAAGGCAATTACTTCCGATTCATCGAGCCGGATTGCGATAGGAAAGACTCCTTTGCTGTTGATGCGGGCTGGAACACCGATGCAGATATCCCCGATCCCGTGTACCTCGCTCTTGATGTACGCAGATACCGTAAGGATACGGTTTTCATCGGAAAGGACCGTCCTGACCAGGGACGCAATTGCCTCGCCCGGCCCGTAGACCGTAGACCCTTTGTTCTGGATAATTAACTGCCCGCTGCATTTAACAGAGGTGATAATGTCCTGTACCGGCAGGTGCGAAAATTCCGGCAGGTTCGAGATCTTGATACCGCCTATCGTTGTTGCTGACCAGAGCGGGACCATACTGTCCCCGTGTTCACCGATAATGCGCGTGTGAACCTCACTGACGTGAACATGGAAGTAAGAGGCAATGAGTGACTTGAGTCGCATGGAGTCCAGGTGGGTGCCGAGACCAAAGACCTGGTGCGGCAGAAGCCCCGAATATTTCAGGGCAACGGATGTCATGACATCGACCGGATTGGTTACCATGAGAATCTTGGTATTCGGTGCTATTGCACCGATCTCACGGGCAAGAGATGCGATGATTCTCCCGTTACCGGTTGCAAGATCCATCCGGTCCTGACCTGGTGTGCGGGCTACTCCGGCAGTGATTATTACTACATCTGATCCGGCAATATCTTTGAGATTTGTTGTCCAGTTGACCCGGATATCTGTTCCCCGCGCAGCAAATGAGTCCCCGAGGTCCTGAGATATGCCTTTTAAAAGAGCCTCGCGTCCTTCCCTGCCATGAAGAAGGATCTCACTCACGTGGGGGATTGCTGAAATCGCATGGGCGGCAAACATACCGACGTTGCCGGTTGCACCGATGATGGTCACTTTTGCCATGGTAATCGTAAGAGTGGGGACGTGTT
Above is a window of uncultured Methanoregula sp. DNA encoding:
- a CDS encoding malate dehydrogenase; translated protein: MAKVTIIGATGNVGMFAAHAISAIPHVSEILLHGREGREALLKGISQDLGDSFAARGTDIRVNWTTNLKDIAGSDVVIITAGVARTPGQDRMDLATGNGRIIASLAREIGAIAPNTKILMVTNPVDVMTSVALKYSGLLPHQVFGLGTHLDSMRLKSLIASYFHVHVSEVHTRIIGEHGDSMVPLWSATTIGGIKISNLPEFSHLPVQDIITSVKCSGQLIIQNKGSTVYGPGEAIASLVRTVLSDENRILTVSAYIKSEVHGIGDICIGVPARINSKGVFPIAIRLDESEVIAFRESVEKIRESTKKVFASLEE
- a CDS encoding elongation factor 1-beta — protein: MGSVAVIMRVMPESPEVNLGELKKMLKEKLPGIQDIQEEPIGFGLKAIKFAAIVNDAGGETDMLEKTIGAIPGVERAEIIEVTLT